In the genome of Tropicibacter oceani, one region contains:
- a CDS encoding ArsR/SmtB family transcription factor: MAANAQNAASFLKTLAHEGRLMILCHLGSGEKSVGELEELLGIRQAAVSQMLARLREEGLVQTRRDGKTIYYSLANENTSRVIGLLYEMFCAGDDGACA, from the coding sequence ATGGCCGCAAACGCGCAAAACGCGGCGTCCTTTCTCAAGACGCTGGCCCACGAAGGCCGCCTGATGATCCTGTGCCACCTCGGCTCGGGTGAAAAGTCCGTGGGCGAATTGGAAGAGCTGCTTGGCATCCGTCAGGCCGCCGTCAGCCAGATGCTGGCCCGCCTGCGCGAAGAAGGGCTGGTGCAGACCCGGCGCGACGGCAAGACGATCTACTATTCCCTGGCCAACGAAAACACGAGCCGGGTGATCGGCCTGCTGTATGAAATGTTCTGTGCGGGGGACGATGGCGCCTGCGCCTGA
- a CDS encoding mandelate racemase/muconate lactonizing enzyme family protein, whose product MKLQDLDIIVTAPPAPGWGGRYWILVKLTTACGITGWGECYAASVGPTAMQAVIRDVFERYFLNENPENVERMFRRTYSSGFTQRPDLTVMGAFSGLEIACWDILGKQRDRPVWALIGGLMNERIRAYTYLYPLPKHKMADFWTSADQAAEAAADCVARGYTAVKFDPAGPYTMRGGHQPAMSDITRSVAFCKAIREAVGDRADLLFGTHGQFTTSGAIRLGQAIEPYSPLWFEEPIPPDNLLEFQHVAQAVRIPVATGERMTTRAEFATVLRSGGAKILQPALGRAGGIWEARKLAALAESFNAEMAPHLYAGPIEWAANIQLAAAIPNLLIAETIETPFHDALIKSTIKVENGYVTAPQAPGLGIDVDEALARAHPYTGTGLHLEMQDAPCNYAEGNDFQGGAPASDP is encoded by the coding sequence ATGAAACTGCAAGACCTCGACATCATCGTCACCGCCCCACCCGCGCCGGGTTGGGGCGGGCGCTACTGGATCCTCGTCAAACTCACCACCGCCTGCGGCATCACCGGCTGGGGCGAATGCTACGCCGCCTCTGTCGGCCCCACCGCCATGCAGGCCGTGATCCGCGACGTGTTCGAACGGTATTTCCTGAACGAAAACCCCGAAAACGTCGAACGCATGTTCCGCCGCACCTATTCGAGCGGCTTCACCCAGCGCCCCGACCTGACGGTCATGGGCGCTTTCTCGGGCCTCGAAATCGCCTGCTGGGACATCCTTGGCAAACAGCGCGACCGCCCCGTCTGGGCGCTGATCGGCGGGCTGATGAACGAGCGTATCCGCGCCTACACCTACCTTTACCCGCTGCCCAAACATAAAATGGCCGATTTCTGGACCAGCGCCGATCAGGCCGCCGAGGCCGCCGCCGATTGCGTGGCGCGCGGCTACACCGCCGTGAAATTCGACCCCGCAGGCCCCTACACCATGCGCGGTGGCCACCAGCCCGCCATGTCCGACATCACCCGCTCTGTCGCTTTTTGCAAAGCCATCCGCGAAGCGGTGGGCGACCGCGCCGACCTGCTCTTTGGCACCCACGGCCAGTTCACCACCTCAGGCGCCATCCGCCTTGGCCAGGCGATCGAGCCCTATAGCCCGCTGTGGTTCGAAGAACCCATTCCACCAGACAACCTGCTGGAATTCCAGCACGTCGCCCAGGCTGTCCGCATTCCCGTCGCCACCGGCGAACGCATGACCACCCGCGCCGAATTCGCTACCGTCCTGCGCAGCGGCGGCGCCAAGATCCTGCAACCCGCCCTTGGCCGCGCCGGTGGCATCTGGGAGGCCCGCAAACTGGCCGCCCTTGCCGAAAGCTTCAACGCCGAAATGGCCCCGCATCTGTACGCAGGTCCCATCGAATGGGCCGCCAACATCCAGCTGGCCGCCGCCATTCCCAACCTGCTGATTGCCGAAACCATCGAAACCCCGTTCCACGACGCGCTGATCAAAAGCACGATCAAGGTCGAAAACGGCTATGTCACCGCCCCGCAGGCCCCCGGCCTTGGCATCGACGTCGACGAAGCCCTGGCCCGCGCCCATCCTTACACCGGCACCGGGTTGCACCTTGAAATGCAGGATGCGCCCTGCAATTACGCCGAAGGCAATGATTTCCAGGGCGGCGCGCCGGCCAGCGATCCGTGA
- a CDS encoding Zn-dependent alcohol dehydrogenase has product MTTVKAAVCTGFGAPLEIEDLHLRAPTRGEVEVTLEAVAICHSDISYADGAWGGDLPAVYGHEAAGRISALGDGVTGFAKGDRVVVTLIKSCGSCANCATGKPTICEGAQPEPSPLTRADGTQVVKAMNCGAFAERVVVDSTQIVKMPDDMPAESVALMACGVITGIGAVLNAGRLRPGEDVVVIGAGGVGLNAIQGARIGGARRIVAVDMSPEKLDDAMEFGATHGVLATSGEPWKQAFKALGRGADIVAVTVGAIPAYNDSLRYLGWGGRMVMVGMPASGAMAEYEPVVPAYMSQQMIGSKMGDVVIQRDIPWMADLYRQGRLKLDELVSNRWRLDQINEAIADTKTGKARRNVILFDK; this is encoded by the coding sequence ATGACCACAGTAAAGGCCGCCGTGTGCACCGGTTTCGGCGCACCGCTTGAAATCGAGGACCTGCACCTGCGCGCGCCGACAAGGGGCGAGGTCGAAGTCACCCTCGAAGCGGTGGCCATCTGCCATTCCGACATTTCCTATGCGGACGGCGCCTGGGGCGGCGACCTGCCCGCCGTCTACGGCCACGAGGCCGCCGGCCGCATCTCGGCCCTTGGCGATGGCGTCACCGGCTTTGCCAAAGGCGACCGCGTCGTCGTCACCCTGATCAAGTCCTGCGGCAGCTGCGCCAATTGCGCCACCGGCAAACCCACGATCTGCGAAGGCGCACAGCCCGAACCCTCGCCCCTGACACGCGCCGACGGAACGCAAGTGGTCAAGGCGATGAACTGCGGCGCCTTCGCCGAACGCGTCGTCGTGGACAGCACCCAGATCGTCAAGATGCCCGACGACATGCCCGCCGAAAGCGTCGCCCTGATGGCCTGCGGCGTGATCACCGGCATCGGCGCGGTGCTGAACGCAGGCCGCCTGCGCCCGGGCGAAGACGTGGTTGTCATCGGTGCCGGCGGTGTCGGCCTGAACGCCATTCAGGGCGCGCGCATCGGCGGCGCCCGCCGCATCGTCGCCGTCGACATGAGCCCGGAAAAACTCGACGACGCCATGGAATTCGGCGCCACCCACGGTGTCCTTGCCACCTCGGGCGAACCATGGAAACAGGCGTTCAAGGCACTGGGGCGCGGCGCGGACATCGTCGCCGTCACCGTCGGCGCGATCCCGGCCTACAACGACTCGCTGCGCTATCTGGGCTGGGGCGGCCGCATGGTCATGGTCGGCATGCCCGCCTCTGGCGCCATGGCCGAATACGAACCGGTCGTGCCCGCCTACATGAGCCAACAGATGATCGGGTCGAAAATGGGAGACGTGGTGATCCAGCGCGACATCCCCTGGATGGCCGACCTCTACCGGCAGGGCCGCCTGAAGCTCGACGAACTGGTCTCGAACCGCTGGCGGCTCGACCAGATCAACGAGGCCATCGCCGACACCAAAACCGGCAAGGCCCGCCGCAACGTGATCCTCTTCGACAAATAG
- a CDS encoding lyase family protein, with protein MPATPFDSAHLHPLFPTGDVARLFSDTAEVRAMMLVEGTLAQVQAAHGVIPEVSAKAIHRASLELQIDPGGLAQATGENGVSTPALVAAFRSLMQAPEHAQYLHWGATSQDIQDTALMLRLRQALAQFETLLTGTLTGLGALAKAHAETPMAARTYGQHATPTTFGAQVAQWGWPLLTARNTLPELKQTCLLVSLSGAAGTASALGPDPAAIRADLAAKLALHDPGHSWHGDRTPILRLADWMTRATLAAGKMGQDLILATQSGIGEITLGGTGASSTMPQKQNPVAPSVLVALARHAQGLNATLQGAAIHAQQRDGAAWFTEWLTLPQLVLTCAAALTHAQTLAQSIEADAQAMRTTLDATGGLILAEALSFALATQMPRPAAQTAAKDLCNTARDTGQPLEQIARAAYPDLPADLFDTARQTGQAPAEARGFAKAVTES; from the coding sequence ATGCCTGCCACCCCCTTCGACAGCGCCCATTTGCACCCGCTTTTCCCAACCGGCGATGTCGCGCGCCTGTTCTCGGACACCGCCGAGGTCCGCGCCATGATGCTGGTCGAAGGCACGTTGGCGCAGGTTCAGGCGGCCCATGGCGTGATCCCCGAAGTGTCGGCCAAGGCGATCCACCGCGCCAGCCTCGAACTGCAGATCGACCCCGGCGGGCTGGCGCAGGCCACCGGCGAAAACGGCGTGTCCACCCCCGCCCTTGTCGCCGCCTTCCGCAGCCTGATGCAGGCGCCGGAACACGCGCAATACCTGCACTGGGGCGCGACCTCGCAGGACATTCAGGACACCGCGCTGATGCTGCGGCTGCGGCAGGCCTTGGCACAGTTCGAAACCCTGTTGACCGGCACCCTGACCGGACTTGGCGCGCTGGCCAAGGCCCATGCGGAAACGCCCATGGCCGCCCGCACCTATGGCCAGCACGCCACGCCGACCACCTTTGGCGCGCAGGTCGCACAATGGGGCTGGCCCCTGCTGACCGCCCGAAACACCCTGCCCGAGTTGAAGCAAACCTGCCTTCTGGTCTCGTTGTCCGGCGCGGCGGGCACGGCGTCGGCGCTAGGCCCCGACCCGGCCGCGATCCGCGCCGATCTGGCCGCGAAACTGGCCCTGCACGATCCCGGCCATAGCTGGCACGGCGACCGCACCCCGATCCTGCGCCTTGCTGACTGGATGACCCGCGCCACGCTGGCGGCAGGCAAGATGGGGCAGGACCTGATCCTTGCCACCCAATCGGGCATCGGCGAAATCACTCTCGGCGGCACCGGCGCCTCCTCGACCATGCCGCAGAAACAGAACCCCGTGGCCCCTTCGGTGCTGGTCGCGCTGGCGCGCCACGCGCAGGGCCTGAACGCCACGCTTCAGGGCGCGGCCATTCATGCCCAGCAACGCGACGGTGCCGCCTGGTTCACCGAATGGCTGACCCTGCCGCAACTGGTCCTGACCTGCGCTGCCGCGCTGACCCATGCCCAAACCCTGGCCCAAAGCATCGAAGCCGACGCCCAAGCCATGCGCACAACCCTCGACGCCACCGGCGGTCTCATCCTGGCCGAGGCGCTGTCCTTCGCCCTTGCCACGCAGATGCCCCGCCCCGCGGCCCAAACCGCCGCCAAGGACCTGTGCAACACGGCCCGCGATACCGGACAACCGCTGGAACAGATCGCCCGCGCCGCCTATCCCGACCTGCCCGCCGACCTCTTCGACACCGCCCGCCAGACCGGACAGGCCCCGGCCGAGGCGCGCGGCTTTGCCAAGGCTGTGACCGAAAGCTGA
- a CDS encoding alpha/beta fold hydrolase: protein MARFLLIHGACHGAWAWRDVIPALAALGHDARAIDLPSHGQDDTPPDQVTLDLYAQAILDALDGPTIIVGHSMGGYPISRAAQIDPAHITRLVYVCAYTPWPGLTLADMRRLSDHQPLVPAIRKAPDGVTMTFDPAMSPDLFYHDCPPETVAFALGHLSPQPIKPMETVLPDDARVTPPRSYILCRDDRAIPPELQDRMAAKLPPQDVYEMPTSHSPFFADPAGLAQRLDMIARAT from the coding sequence GTGGCGCGTTTTCTTTTGATCCATGGCGCCTGCCACGGCGCATGGGCCTGGCGCGACGTGATCCCGGCGCTTGCCGCGCTGGGGCATGACGCCCGCGCAATCGACCTGCCCAGCCACGGGCAGGACGACACGCCCCCGGATCAGGTCACGCTGGACCTTTATGCGCAGGCGATCCTTGATGCGCTGGACGGCCCGACAATCATCGTCGGCCATTCCATGGGCGGCTACCCGATCAGCCGCGCGGCGCAGATCGACCCTGCGCACATCACGCGCCTTGTCTATGTCTGCGCCTATACCCCCTGGCCCGGCCTGACGCTGGCCGACATGCGCCGCCTGTCGGATCACCAGCCGCTGGTGCCCGCCATCCGCAAGGCCCCGGACGGCGTGACCATGACGTTTGATCCAGCCATGTCACCGGACCTGTTCTACCACGACTGCCCGCCCGAAACCGTCGCCTTTGCGCTGGGCCACCTGTCGCCGCAGCCGATCAAGCCGATGGAAACCGTGCTGCCGGACGATGCCCGTGTCACCCCGCCGCGCAGCTACATCCTTTGCCGCGACGACCGCGCCATTCCGCCCGAATTGCAGGACAGGATGGCCGCCAAGCTGCCACCGCAGGACGTTTATGAAATGCCAACCTCGCATTCGCCCTTCTTCGCTGACCCGGCGGGGCTGGCGCAAAGGCTCGACATGATCGCCCGCGCCACCTAA
- the pcaD gene encoding 3-oxoadipate enol-lactonase, whose amino-acid sequence MHMANLDGLRLHYRIDGPKDGTPVVFANSLGTDFRLWDQILPLLPQGLRILRFDKRGHGLSDCPKGPYSMGQLISDTEKLMDHTGFKDAIFVGLSIGGMIAQGLATKRLDLVRAVVLSNTGAKIGTREMWAERIDAVNAGGLAAVVDPTMQRWFSAPFHKTDQFHAWRNMFLNCPAEGWTGCGAAIAGTDFYSTTASLRLPALGIAGTEDGSTPPDLVRETTDLIPGSDTKVIRGAGHLPCVEKPEEYAAILTEFLKAQGV is encoded by the coding sequence ATGCATATGGCAAATCTGGACGGGTTGCGCCTGCACTACCGCATCGACGGACCAAAGGACGGCACGCCGGTGGTCTTTGCCAACTCGCTTGGCACCGATTTCCGGCTGTGGGATCAGATCCTGCCGCTGCTGCCGCAAGGCCTGCGCATCCTGCGCTTTGACAAGCGCGGCCATGGCCTGTCGGACTGCCCCAAGGGCCCCTATTCCATGGGCCAATTGATCAGCGACACCGAAAAGCTGATGGATCACACTGGCTTCAAGGACGCGATCTTTGTCGGCCTGTCGATCGGCGGGATGATCGCGCAGGGGCTGGCGACCAAGCGGCTGGATCTGGTGCGCGCCGTGGTGCTGTCGAACACCGGCGCCAAGATCGGCACGCGCGAGATGTGGGCCGAACGCATCGACGCGGTGAACGCCGGAGGCCTTGCGGCCGTCGTTGACCCGACCATGCAGCGCTGGTTTTCCGCGCCCTTCCACAAGACCGACCAATTCCACGCCTGGCGCAACATGTTCCTGAACTGCCCGGCCGAGGGCTGGACCGGCTGCGGCGCGGCCATCGCGGGCACCGATTTCTACAGCACCACCGCCTCTCTGCGCCTGCCCGCGCTGGGGATCGCGGGCACCGAAGACGGTTCGACCCCGCCCGATCTGGTGCGTGAAACCACTGATCTGATCCCCGGCTCGGACACCAAGGTGATCCGCGGCGCAGGCCATCTGCCCTGCGTGGAAAAGCCCGAGGAATACGCCGCCATCCTGACCGAGTTCCTCAAGGCACAGGGCGTCTGA
- a CDS encoding SulP family inorganic anion transporter — MKPQILETLPGYSGRALLADALAGISVAMVALPLSLAIAIASGADPAKGLVTAIVGGFLISLLGGCRVQIGGPTGAFIVVVFGVIQAHGYDGLVLATLMAGIILLVAGWLRAGNLVSYVPEPVINGFTIGIAVIIATSQLGDLMGLGGAGLPAEFFAKIGALWAARGGLNLSALGIGLATMVCIVVLRRAFPRLPGLIVAVGVTSAMVAALGLPVDTIQSRFGDLPATLPRPMLPQVTWARVIELLPSAFVIAFLAGVESLLSAMVADRMIGGRHRPNAEVLAQGAANIGSALFGGLPATGAIARTATNVRAGGRTPVAGIVHALVILIVMLVAAPLAGYLAMPALAGLLILTAWNMSEPDKWASYLRMDRADLGLLALTMVLTVVADLTVAIGVGVALGLALRLRRRGAHAADWTPRDK, encoded by the coding sequence ATGAAACCCCAGATTCTGGAAACTTTGCCCGGTTATTCAGGGCGCGCCTTGCTGGCCGATGCGCTGGCGGGGATCAGTGTTGCCATGGTGGCCCTGCCTTTGAGTCTGGCCATCGCCATTGCCTCGGGGGCCGATCCGGCCAAGGGGCTGGTCACGGCGATTGTCGGCGGTTTCCTGATCTCGTTGCTGGGCGGCTGCCGGGTGCAGATCGGCGGGCCGACTGGGGCATTCATCGTCGTGGTCTTTGGCGTCATTCAGGCGCATGGCTATGACGGGCTGGTGCTGGCGACGCTGATGGCGGGGATCATCCTGCTGGTGGCGGGTTGGCTGCGTGCGGGCAACCTTGTGTCCTATGTGCCCGAACCGGTGATCAACGGCTTTACCATCGGGATCGCGGTGATCATCGCGACCAGTCAGCTGGGGGATCTGATGGGGCTGGGGGGCGCAGGTCTGCCTGCCGAGTTCTTTGCCAAGATCGGGGCGCTGTGGGCGGCGCGCGGCGGTCTGAACCTGTCTGCGCTGGGCATTGGTCTGGCCACGATGGTGTGCATCGTCGTGTTGCGCCGGGCCTTTCCACGGCTGCCGGGGTTGATCGTGGCGGTCGGAGTGACCTCGGCCATGGTCGCGGCGCTGGGGTTGCCGGTGGATACGATCCAGTCGCGCTTTGGCGATTTGCCCGCGACGCTGCCGCGCCCCATGCTGCCGCAGGTGACATGGGCGCGGGTGATCGAATTGCTGCCCTCGGCCTTTGTGATCGCCTTTCTGGCAGGGGTCGAATCGCTGTTGTCGGCCATGGTTGCGGACCGGATGATCGGCGGCAGGCACAGACCCAACGCCGAGGTGCTGGCGCAGGGCGCGGCGAACATCGGGTCGGCCCTGTTCGGCGGGTTGCCCGCGACCGGAGCGATTGCCCGGACGGCCACCAATGTGCGCGCCGGGGGGCGCACCCCGGTGGCGGGGATCGTGCATGCGCTGGTGATCCTGATCGTGATGCTGGTGGCGGCGCCCCTGGCCGGATACCTGGCGATGCCCGCGCTGGCCGGGCTGCTGATCCTGACCGCCTGGAACATGAGCGAGCCGGACAAATGGGCCAGCTACCTGCGGATGGATCGCGCCGATCTGGGCCTGTTGGCGCTGACCATGGTGCTGACGGTGGTGGCCGATCTGACCGTGGCGATCGGTGTCGGCGTGGCGCTGGGGTTGGCGCTGCGATTGCGCAGGCGCGGGGCCCATGCGGCGGACTGGACGCCGCGCGACAAATGA
- a CDS encoding FKBP-type peptidyl-prolyl cis-trans isomerase has product MTQAKSGDTVRIHYTGTLNDGSTFDSSAGRDPLEFQIGSGQVIPGFDSAVSGMTVGEKKQVEIPADQAYGQPNPQAMQAVPRAEIPADIPLEVGTQLQVQTPTGQVMPVTVTEVTETEVTLDANHPLAGKDLTFDIELVEIA; this is encoded by the coding sequence ATGACGCAGGCTAAATCCGGCGACACCGTTCGCATTCACTACACCGGCACCCTGAACGACGGCAGCACCTTTGACAGCTCGGCCGGCCGTGACCCGCTGGAATTCCAGATCGGCTCGGGTCAGGTCATTCCCGGCTTTGACAGCGCCGTTTCCGGCATGACCGTCGGCGAGAAAAAGCAGGTCGAAATCCCCGCCGATCAGGCCTATGGCCAGCCCAACCCGCAGGCCATGCAGGCGGTGCCGCGCGCGGAAATCCCGGCCGACATCCCGCTCGAGGTCGGCACCCAGCTTCAGGTTCAGACACCCACCGGTCAGGTCATGCCCGTGACCGTCACCGAAGTGACCGAAACCGAAGTCACGCTTGACGCCAACCACCCGCTGGCTGGCAAGGACCTGACGTTTGACATCGAACTGGTCGAAATCGCCTGA
- a CDS encoding haloacid dehalogenase type II encodes MAIKVCVFDAYGTLFDVAAAARIAAAEPGREALAKVWPDLAEDWRRKQLEYSWLRAVTGDYVPFWQVTMDGLDWAMERSGLDDPELRERLLALYWELAAYKEVPMMLATLKARGLACAILSNGSKDMLEGAVDHSGVGLYLDAVLSVEEVGIFKPARAVYDMVGARFGCTPDEVLFVSSNGWDAAGAAGYGFQTVWVNRAGLPMDRLMAQPAHVLSDLTTIPELV; translated from the coding sequence ATGGCAATCAAGGTCTGTGTTTTCGACGCCTATGGCACGTTGTTCGACGTGGCGGCAGCGGCCCGCATCGCCGCCGCCGAGCCGGGGCGCGAGGCCCTGGCCAAGGTCTGGCCGGACCTGGCCGAGGACTGGCGGCGCAAGCAGCTGGAATACAGCTGGCTGCGGGCGGTCACCGGGGATTACGTGCCGTTCTGGCAGGTCACCATGGACGGGCTGGACTGGGCGATGGAGCGGTCGGGCCTTGATGATCCGGAACTGCGCGAACGCCTGCTGGCGCTGTACTGGGAATTGGCCGCCTACAAGGAAGTGCCGATGATGCTGGCCACGCTCAAGGCGCGCGGGCTGGCCTGCGCGATCCTGTCAAACGGGTCAAAGGACATGTTGGAGGGGGCCGTGGATCATTCGGGCGTGGGCCTGTATCTGGACGCGGTTTTGTCGGTCGAAGAGGTCGGCATCTTCAAACCGGCGCGCGCGGTGTACGACATGGTCGGGGCGCGCTTTGGCTGTACCCCGGACGAAGTGCTGTTCGTGTCGTCCAACGGCTGGGATGCGGCGGGTGCTGCGGGCTATGGGTTTCAAACCGTCTGGGTGAACCGGGCGGGCCTGCCGATGGATCGGCTGATGGCGCAACCCGCCCATGTACTTTCTGATCTGACCACCATTCCGGAGCTTGTCTGA
- a CDS encoding alpha/beta fold hydrolase yields the protein MPRFFASDGVALHYLDEGEGLPVLCLAGLTRDTHDFDYVAPHLKGVRLIRMDYRGRGQSDWAPHQSYQIPVEGRDAVELLNHLGIDKAAVLGTSRGGLIAMVLAATVKDRLLGVALNDIGPEIADAGLEVIKDYLGKQPRWKTYEEAATKRQAALTAFQNLPEGRWLDEVKMLYREGPEGLQITYDPKLRDAVLGGGAQPAPDLWPLFDALAGLPLCAIRGANSDLLSEACFAEMRKRRPDMIAVEVPDRGHIPFLDEPESLDALTRWLKMLR from the coding sequence ATGCCGCGTTTCTTTGCCTCTGACGGGGTTGCCCTGCACTATCTGGACGAAGGCGAAGGACTGCCGGTGCTGTGCCTTGCCGGGTTGACGCGGGACACCCATGATTTCGACTATGTCGCGCCGCACCTGAAGGGCGTGCGGCTGATCCGGATGGATTATCGCGGGCGGGGGCAATCGGACTGGGCCCCGCATCAGAGTTACCAGATCCCGGTCGAGGGGCGCGATGCGGTCGAGCTGCTGAACCATCTGGGGATCGACAAGGCGGCAGTTCTGGGCACCTCGCGCGGGGGGCTGATTGCCATGGTGCTGGCGGCGACGGTCAAGGACCGGCTGCTGGGGGTGGCGCTGAACGATATCGGGCCCGAGATTGCCGATGCCGGGCTTGAGGTGATCAAGGATTACCTTGGGAAACAGCCGCGATGGAAAACCTATGAGGAAGCCGCGACCAAACGGCAGGCGGCGCTGACTGCCTTTCAAAACCTTCCCGAGGGGCGGTGGTTGGACGAAGTCAAAATGCTTTATCGCGAGGGTCCGGAGGGGTTGCAGATTACCTATGATCCCAAGCTGCGTGATGCGGTGCTGGGCGGCGGCGCCCAGCCTGCGCCGGACCTGTGGCCGCTGTTCGATGCGCTGGCTGGGCTGCCGCTGTGTGCGATCCGGGGGGCGAATTCGGACCTGCTGTCCGAAGCCTGTTTCGCAGAGATGCGCAAACGCCGCCCCGACATGATCGCTGTTGAGGTTCCGGACCGTGGGCATATCCCGTTTCTGGATGAGCCCGAATCGCTGGACGCACTGACCCGCTGGCTGAAGATGCTGCGCTAG
- the truB gene encoding tRNA pseudouridine(55) synthase TruB: MARKRKGRDISGWLVVDKPAGITSTAVVNKVRWALDARKAGHAGTLDPEATGVLAIALGEATKTVPYITDALKAYRFTVRLGQATNTDDTEGEVIATSDLRPTDDQIKEALHQFVGDIMQVPPQFSAVKIDGERAYKRARDGEEMEIAARPLWVEELVMTDRPDADHVELEMTCGKGGYVRSIARDLGKVLGCHGHVLTLRRIWSGPFDVEDGISIQQIDELAKTPALNAYIRPLEQGLADLPELKATPEGATRLRNGNPGMVIASDVEYGDEAWASLDGQPIAVGVYKAGELHPTRVFVQAQD, translated from the coding sequence ATGGCACGCAAGCGCAAGGGTCGCGACATTTCCGGTTGGCTTGTGGTCGACAAACCCGCTGGCATCACTTCGACCGCCGTGGTCAACAAGGTGCGTTGGGCGCTGGATGCCAGGAAGGCCGGCCATGCCGGCACGCTGGACCCCGAGGCGACGGGCGTTCTGGCCATCGCCCTGGGCGAGGCTACCAAAACTGTCCCCTACATCACCGACGCGCTCAAGGCCTACCGCTTTACCGTGCGCCTTGGACAGGCGACCAATACCGACGACACCGAAGGCGAGGTGATCGCAACCAGCGATCTGCGCCCCACGGATGATCAGATCAAGGAAGCCCTGCACCAGTTTGTCGGCGACATCATGCAGGTGCCGCCGCAATTCTCGGCGGTGAAAATCGACGGCGAACGCGCCTACAAACGCGCCCGCGACGGCGAGGAAATGGAAATCGCCGCCCGCCCCCTCTGGGTCGAGGAACTGGTGATGACCGACCGCCCCGACGCCGACCACGTCGAGCTGGAAATGACCTGTGGTAAAGGCGGTTATGTCCGGTCCATCGCGCGCGATCTGGGCAAGGTTCTGGGCTGTCACGGCCACGTGCTGACCCTGCGCCGCATCTGGTCCGGGCCATTTGATGTCGAGGACGGGATCAGCATTCAGCAGATCGACGAACTGGCCAAGACCCCGGCGCTGAACGCCTATATTCGCCCGCTCGAACAAGGTCTTGCCGACCTGCCCGAGCTCAAGGCCACCCCCGAAGGCGCAACCCGCCTGCGCAACGGCAACCCCGGCATGGTCATCGCCTCGGACGTGGAATACGGCGACGAGGCATGGGCCTCGCTCGACGGTCAGCCCATCGCGGTCGGCGTCTACAAGGCAGGCGAATTGCATCCCACCCGGGTTTTCGTGCAGGCGCAGGACTAG
- a CDS encoding NAD(P)-dependent alcohol dehydrogenase: MKAIVHTHYGGPEQLRLEDSPMPEPGKGQIRVRVSACAVNLSDWEYLVGSPYYARMVGGLWRPKQPVLGSDIVGLVDRLGAGVTGFAPGDRIMGDFVMTRGGFAEYACVPAAHAVAVPDLLPDDIAACLPQAGGIAVAGTEGLAPGMRLLINGAGGGSGTMALQLAKAAGAHVTAVDNSGKLDWLRSLGADEVIDYRQRDWADGGEKWDRILDMVATRGPHRIARALQSGGVYKAVGGNVGVLLALVFGGVAYRLRGKSIGMLMVPSGRALTQRVAQMVVEGRMAPHLEGVLPLSEVPGALRRTGMGEVKGKLVIRP; encoded by the coding sequence ATGAAGGCAATCGTTCACACGCATTACGGCGGGCCAGAGCAATTGCGGCTGGAGGACAGCCCGATGCCCGAGCCGGGCAAGGGGCAGATCCGGGTCAGGGTTTCGGCCTGTGCGGTCAACCTGTCGGATTGGGAATACCTTGTGGGATCGCCCTACTATGCCCGGATGGTGGGTGGGTTGTGGCGGCCAAAGCAGCCGGTTCTGGGGTCCGATATCGTCGGTCTGGTGGACAGGCTGGGCGCCGGTGTGACCGGGTTCGCGCCAGGCGACAGGATCATGGGCGATTTCGTGATGACGCGCGGCGGCTTTGCCGAATACGCCTGTGTTCCGGCGGCGCATGCGGTTGCGGTGCCTGACCTGTTGCCGGACGATATCGCCGCCTGTCTGCCGCAGGCCGGGGGCATTGCGGTGGCCGGGACCGAAGGGTTAGCACCGGGCATGCGCCTGCTGATCAATGGCGCGGGCGGCGGGTCAGGGACCATGGCGCTGCAACTGGCCAAGGCGGCGGGGGCGCATGTCACGGCAGTCGACAATAGTGGCAAGCTGGATTGGCTGCGATCGCTGGGCGCGGATGAGGTCATCGACTATCGCCAGCGCGACTGGGCCGATGGCGGCGAGAAATGGGATCGCATTCTGGATATGGTCGCGACGCGCGGGCCGCACCGGATTGCGCGGGCGTTGCAGTCCGGCGGCGTTTACAAGGCGGTCGGGGGCAATGTCGGCGTCTTGCTGGCGCTGGTTTTTGGTGGCGTGGCTTATCGCCTGCGCGGCAAATCCATCGGGATGTTGATGGTGCCATCGGGGCGCGCGTTGACACAGCGCGTGGCACAGATGGTCGTCGAGGGGCGCATGGCCCCGCATCTGGAGGGCGTGTTGCCCCTGTCCGAGGTCCCGGGCGCATTGCGGCGCACCGGGATGGGCGAAGTAAAGGGAAAGCTGGTGATCCGGCCCTGA